In the genome of Capra hircus breed San Clemente chromosome 17, ASM170441v1, whole genome shotgun sequence, one region contains:
- the EMID1 gene encoding EMI domain-containing protein 1 isoform X6 has translation MGGPRAWALLCLGLLLPGGSAAWSVGGAPFSARRNWCSYVVTRTVSCHVQNGTYLQRVLQNCPWPMSCPGNSYRTVVRPTYKVMYKMVTAREWRCCPGHSGPSCEEVAGSPGFVEPGWSGSAPRRMALQPTGFSGCLNCSKMLELTERLKVLEAKVEVLTVTERAVPPTPAAPEDPTLLWGSPAVQGSPGDGGLRGLPGTRENQRPPLLPRDDRAGARGLPGPAGPKGDPGSRGPMGMRGPPGLQGPPGSPGQAGAVGIPGERGPPGPPGPPGPPGPPAPVGPPYARISQHGDPFLSNTFTETSSHWPQGPAGPPGPPGPMGPPGLPGPMGIPGSPGHMGPPGPTGPKGISGHPGEKGERGLRGEPGPQGSMGQRGEPGPKGDPGEKSHWENRCLSSLRTDLKLRTTFGRDSRRHEGEGLHQLREALKILAERVLILETMIGLYGS, from the exons ATGGGCGGCCCGCGGGCCTGGGCGCTGCTCTGCCTCGGGCTCCTGCTCCCAGGAGGGAGCGCCGCGTGGAGCGTCGGGGGAGCTCCGTTCTCTGCGCGCAG GAACTGGTGCTCCTACGTGGTGACCCGCACCGTCTCGTGCCACGTGCAGAATGGCACCTACCTGCAGAGGGTGCTGCAGAATTGCCCCTGGCCGATGAGCTGCCCTGGGAACAG CTACAGGACAGTGGTGAGACCCACGTACAAGGTGATGTACAAGATGGTGACGGCCCGCGAGTGGAGGTGCTGCCCCGGGCACTCGGGGCCGAGCTGCGAGGAAG TTGCAGGCTCCCCTGGCTTCGTGGAGCCCGGGTGGTCAGGCAGCGCCCCGCGGCGGATGGCACTTCAGCccacaggcttctcag GTTGTCTCAACTGCAGCAAAATGTTGGAGCTGACGGAGCGGCTGAAGGTGCTGGAGGCCAAG GTGGAGGTGCTGACTGTCACCGAGCGGGCAGTGCCCCCGACCCCAGCTGCCCCTGAGGACCCCACCCTGCTCTGGGGTTCCCCAGCTGTCCAGGGCAGCCCCGGGGATGGAGGCCTCCGAG GGCTGCCTGGAACCAGAGAAAACCAGAGGCCCCCTCTGCTCCCTCGAGATG ATCGAGCGGGTGCTCGGGGGCTTCCTGGGCCTGCTGGCCCCAAGGGAGACCCTGGCAGCCGGGGCCCAATGGGGATGAGAGGCCCACCAG GTCTGCAGGGCCCCCCAGGGAGCCCTGGCCAGGCCGGAGCTGTGGGCATCCCTGGAGAGAGGGGACCTCCAGGGCCCCCAGGCCCTCCTGGCCCTCCTGGGCCCCCAGCCCCTGTTGGACCACCCTACGCCCGGATCTCCCAGCATG gggacccGTTTCTGTCCAACACCTTCACTGAGACGAGCAGCCACTGGCCCCAGGGACCGgctgggcccccagggcccccaggcccCATGG GTCCTCCTGGACTTCCTGGTCCCATGGGGATTCCTGGGAGTCCTGGACACATG GGACCCCCAGGCCCCACTGGACCCAAAGGAATCTCCGGCCACCCTGGAGAGAAGGGCGAGAGA GGACTGCGAGGGGAGCCCGGCCCCCAAGGCTCCATGGGGCAGCGG GGAGAACCTGGCCCCAAAGGAGACCCTGGTGAGAAGAGCCACTGG GAAAACAGATGCCTGAGCTCTCTCAGAACAGACCTCAAACTCAGAACCACCTTTGGGAGGGACTCCCGCCGCCATGAG GGGGAGGGGTTGCACCAACTACGCGAGGCTTTGAAGATTTTAGCTGAGAGGGTTTTAATCTTGGAAACAATGATTGGGCTCTACG
- the EMID1 gene encoding EMI domain-containing protein 1 isoform X1, with amino-acid sequence MGGPRAWALLCLGLLLPGGSAAWSVGGAPFSARRNWCSYVVTRTVSCHVQNGTYLQRVLQNCPWPMSCPGNSYRTVVRPTYKVMYKMVTAREWRCCPGHSGPSCEEVAGSPGFVEPGWSGSAPRRMALQPTGFSGCLNCSKMLELTERLKVLEAKVEVLTVTERAVPPTPAAPEDPTLLWGSPAVQGSPGDGGLRGLPGTRENQRPPLLPRDDRAGARGLPGPAGPKGDPGSRGPMGMRGPPGLQGPPGSPGQAGAVGIPGERGPPGPPGPPGPPGPPAPVGPPYARISQHGDPFLSNTFTETSSHWPQGPAGPPGPPGPMGPPGLPGPMGIPGSPGHMGPPGPTGPKGISGHPGEKGERGLRGEPGPQGSMGQRGEPGPKGDPGEKSHWENRCLSSLRTDLKLRTTFGRDSRRHEGEGLHQLREALKILAERVLILETMIGLYEPEGSGASLAGTGTPSLLRGKRGHAASYRIVAPRSRDERD; translated from the exons ATGGGCGGCCCGCGGGCCTGGGCGCTGCTCTGCCTCGGGCTCCTGCTCCCAGGAGGGAGCGCCGCGTGGAGCGTCGGGGGAGCTCCGTTCTCTGCGCGCAG GAACTGGTGCTCCTACGTGGTGACCCGCACCGTCTCGTGCCACGTGCAGAATGGCACCTACCTGCAGAGGGTGCTGCAGAATTGCCCCTGGCCGATGAGCTGCCCTGGGAACAG CTACAGGACAGTGGTGAGACCCACGTACAAGGTGATGTACAAGATGGTGACGGCCCGCGAGTGGAGGTGCTGCCCCGGGCACTCGGGGCCGAGCTGCGAGGAAG TTGCAGGCTCCCCTGGCTTCGTGGAGCCCGGGTGGTCAGGCAGCGCCCCGCGGCGGATGGCACTTCAGCccacaggcttctcag GTTGTCTCAACTGCAGCAAAATGTTGGAGCTGACGGAGCGGCTGAAGGTGCTGGAGGCCAAG GTGGAGGTGCTGACTGTCACCGAGCGGGCAGTGCCCCCGACCCCAGCTGCCCCTGAGGACCCCACCCTGCTCTGGGGTTCCCCAGCTGTCCAGGGCAGCCCCGGGGATGGAGGCCTCCGAG GGCTGCCTGGAACCAGAGAAAACCAGAGGCCCCCTCTGCTCCCTCGAGATG ATCGAGCGGGTGCTCGGGGGCTTCCTGGGCCTGCTGGCCCCAAGGGAGACCCTGGCAGCCGGGGCCCAATGGGGATGAGAGGCCCACCAG GTCTGCAGGGCCCCCCAGGGAGCCCTGGCCAGGCCGGAGCTGTGGGCATCCCTGGAGAGAGGGGACCTCCAGGGCCCCCAGGCCCTCCTGGCCCTCCTGGGCCCCCAGCCCCTGTTGGACCACCCTACGCCCGGATCTCCCAGCATG gggacccGTTTCTGTCCAACACCTTCACTGAGACGAGCAGCCACTGGCCCCAGGGACCGgctgggcccccagggcccccaggcccCATGG GTCCTCCTGGACTTCCTGGTCCCATGGGGATTCCTGGGAGTCCTGGACACATG GGACCCCCAGGCCCCACTGGACCCAAAGGAATCTCCGGCCACCCTGGAGAGAAGGGCGAGAGA GGACTGCGAGGGGAGCCCGGCCCCCAAGGCTCCATGGGGCAGCGG GGAGAACCTGGCCCCAAAGGAGACCCTGGTGAGAAGAGCCACTGG GAAAACAGATGCCTGAGCTCTCTCAGAACAGACCTCAAACTCAGAACCACCTTTGGGAGGGACTCCCGCCGCCATGAG GGGGAGGGGTTGCACCAACTACGCGAGGCTTTGAAGATTTTAGCTGAGAGGGTTTTAATCTTGGAAACAATGATTGGGCTCTACG
- the EMID1 gene encoding EMI domain-containing protein 1 isoform X5, whose protein sequence is MGGPRAWALLCLGLLLPGGSAAWSVGGAPFSARRNWCSYVVTRTVSCHVQNGTYLQRVLQNCPWPMSCPGNSYRTVVRPTYKVMYKMVTAREWRCCPGHSGPSCEEVAGSPGFVEPGWSGSAPRRMALQPTGFSGCLNCSKMLELTERLKVLEAKVEVLTVTERAVPPTPAAPEDPTLLWGSPAVQGSPGDGGLRGLPGTRENQRPPLLPRDDRAGARGLPGPAGPKGDPGSRGPMGMRGPPGLQGPPGSPGQAGAVGIPGERGPPGPPGPPGPPGPPAPVGPPYARISQHGDPFLSNTFTETSSHWPQGPAGPPGPPGPMGPPGLPGPMGIPGSPGHMGPPGPTGPKGISGHPGEKGERGLRGEPGPQGSMGQRGEPGPKGDPGEKSHWGEGLHQLREALKILAERVLILETMIGLYEPEGSGASLAGTGTPSLLRGKRGHAASYRIVAPRSRDERD, encoded by the exons ATGGGCGGCCCGCGGGCCTGGGCGCTGCTCTGCCTCGGGCTCCTGCTCCCAGGAGGGAGCGCCGCGTGGAGCGTCGGGGGAGCTCCGTTCTCTGCGCGCAG GAACTGGTGCTCCTACGTGGTGACCCGCACCGTCTCGTGCCACGTGCAGAATGGCACCTACCTGCAGAGGGTGCTGCAGAATTGCCCCTGGCCGATGAGCTGCCCTGGGAACAG CTACAGGACAGTGGTGAGACCCACGTACAAGGTGATGTACAAGATGGTGACGGCCCGCGAGTGGAGGTGCTGCCCCGGGCACTCGGGGCCGAGCTGCGAGGAAG TTGCAGGCTCCCCTGGCTTCGTGGAGCCCGGGTGGTCAGGCAGCGCCCCGCGGCGGATGGCACTTCAGCccacaggcttctcag GTTGTCTCAACTGCAGCAAAATGTTGGAGCTGACGGAGCGGCTGAAGGTGCTGGAGGCCAAG GTGGAGGTGCTGACTGTCACCGAGCGGGCAGTGCCCCCGACCCCAGCTGCCCCTGAGGACCCCACCCTGCTCTGGGGTTCCCCAGCTGTCCAGGGCAGCCCCGGGGATGGAGGCCTCCGAG GGCTGCCTGGAACCAGAGAAAACCAGAGGCCCCCTCTGCTCCCTCGAGATG ATCGAGCGGGTGCTCGGGGGCTTCCTGGGCCTGCTGGCCCCAAGGGAGACCCTGGCAGCCGGGGCCCAATGGGGATGAGAGGCCCACCAG GTCTGCAGGGCCCCCCAGGGAGCCCTGGCCAGGCCGGAGCTGTGGGCATCCCTGGAGAGAGGGGACCTCCAGGGCCCCCAGGCCCTCCTGGCCCTCCTGGGCCCCCAGCCCCTGTTGGACCACCCTACGCCCGGATCTCCCAGCATG gggacccGTTTCTGTCCAACACCTTCACTGAGACGAGCAGCCACTGGCCCCAGGGACCGgctgggcccccagggcccccaggcccCATGG GTCCTCCTGGACTTCCTGGTCCCATGGGGATTCCTGGGAGTCCTGGACACATG GGACCCCCAGGCCCCACTGGACCCAAAGGAATCTCCGGCCACCCTGGAGAGAAGGGCGAGAGA GGACTGCGAGGGGAGCCCGGCCCCCAAGGCTCCATGGGGCAGCGG GGAGAACCTGGCCCCAAAGGAGACCCTGGTGAGAAGAGCCACTGG GGGGAGGGGTTGCACCAACTACGCGAGGCTTTGAAGATTTTAGCTGAGAGGGTTTTAATCTTGGAAACAATGATTGGGCTCTACG
- the EMID1 gene encoding EMI domain-containing protein 1 isoform X2 produces MGGPRAWALLCLGLLLPGGSAAWSVGGAPFSARRNWCSYVVTRTVSCHVQNGTYLQRVLQNCPWPMSCPGNSYRTVVRPTYKVMYKMVTAREWRCCPGHSGPSCEEVAGSPGFVEPGWSGSAPRRMALQPTGFSGCLNCSKMLELTERLKVLEAKVEVLTVTERAVPPTPAAPEDPTLLWGSPAVQGSPGDGGLRGLPGTRENQRPPLLPRDDRAGARGLPGPAGPKGDPGSRGPMGMRGPPGLQGPPGSPGQAGAVGIPGERGPPGPPGPPGPPGPPAPVGPPYARISQHGDPFLSNTFTETSSHWPQGPAGPPGPPGPMGPPGLPGPMGIPGSPGHMGPPGPTGPKGISGHPGEKGERGLRGEPGPQGSMGQRGEPGPKGDPGEKSHWTQETHEEGKERPRNCHARQRTMENEGEGLHQLREALKILAERVLILETMIGLYEPEGSGASLAGTGTPSLLRGKRGHAASYRIVAPRSRDERD; encoded by the exons ATGGGCGGCCCGCGGGCCTGGGCGCTGCTCTGCCTCGGGCTCCTGCTCCCAGGAGGGAGCGCCGCGTGGAGCGTCGGGGGAGCTCCGTTCTCTGCGCGCAG GAACTGGTGCTCCTACGTGGTGACCCGCACCGTCTCGTGCCACGTGCAGAATGGCACCTACCTGCAGAGGGTGCTGCAGAATTGCCCCTGGCCGATGAGCTGCCCTGGGAACAG CTACAGGACAGTGGTGAGACCCACGTACAAGGTGATGTACAAGATGGTGACGGCCCGCGAGTGGAGGTGCTGCCCCGGGCACTCGGGGCCGAGCTGCGAGGAAG TTGCAGGCTCCCCTGGCTTCGTGGAGCCCGGGTGGTCAGGCAGCGCCCCGCGGCGGATGGCACTTCAGCccacaggcttctcag GTTGTCTCAACTGCAGCAAAATGTTGGAGCTGACGGAGCGGCTGAAGGTGCTGGAGGCCAAG GTGGAGGTGCTGACTGTCACCGAGCGGGCAGTGCCCCCGACCCCAGCTGCCCCTGAGGACCCCACCCTGCTCTGGGGTTCCCCAGCTGTCCAGGGCAGCCCCGGGGATGGAGGCCTCCGAG GGCTGCCTGGAACCAGAGAAAACCAGAGGCCCCCTCTGCTCCCTCGAGATG ATCGAGCGGGTGCTCGGGGGCTTCCTGGGCCTGCTGGCCCCAAGGGAGACCCTGGCAGCCGGGGCCCAATGGGGATGAGAGGCCCACCAG GTCTGCAGGGCCCCCCAGGGAGCCCTGGCCAGGCCGGAGCTGTGGGCATCCCTGGAGAGAGGGGACCTCCAGGGCCCCCAGGCCCTCCTGGCCCTCCTGGGCCCCCAGCCCCTGTTGGACCACCCTACGCCCGGATCTCCCAGCATG gggacccGTTTCTGTCCAACACCTTCACTGAGACGAGCAGCCACTGGCCCCAGGGACCGgctgggcccccagggcccccaggcccCATGG GTCCTCCTGGACTTCCTGGTCCCATGGGGATTCCTGGGAGTCCTGGACACATG GGACCCCCAGGCCCCACTGGACCCAAAGGAATCTCCGGCCACCCTGGAGAGAAGGGCGAGAGA GGACTGCGAGGGGAGCCCGGCCCCCAAGGCTCCATGGGGCAGCGG GGAGAACCTGGCCCCAAAGGAGACCCTGGTGAGAAGAGCCACTGG acacaggagacccatgaggaggggaaggagaggcctAGAAACTGCCATGCGCGCCAGAGAACCATGGAGAACGAA GGGGAGGGGTTGCACCAACTACGCGAGGCTTTGAAGATTTTAGCTGAGAGGGTTTTAATCTTGGAAACAATGATTGGGCTCTACG
- the EMID1 gene encoding EMI domain-containing protein 1 isoform X7 encodes MGGPRAWALLCLGLLLPGGSAAWSVGGAPFSARRNWCSYVVTRTVSCHVQNGTYLQRVLQNCPWPMSCPGNSYRTVVRPTYKVMYKMVTAREWRCCPGHSGPSCEEVAGSPGFVEPGWSGSAPRRMALQPTGFSGCLNCSKMLELTERLKVLEAKVEVLTVTERAVPPTPAAPEDPTLLWGSPAVQGSPGDGGLRGLPGTRENQRPPLLPRDDRAGARGLPGPAGPKGDPGSRGPMGMRGPPGLQGPPGSPGQAGAVGIPGERGPPGPPGPPGPPGPPAPVGPPYARISQHGDPFLSNTFTETSSHWPQGPAGPPGPPGPMGPPGLPGPMGIPGSPGHMGPPGPTGPKGISGHPGEKGERGLRGEPGPQGSMGQRGEPGPKGDPGEKSHWAPSLQSFLQQQAQLELLARRVTLLEAIIWPGF; translated from the exons ATGGGCGGCCCGCGGGCCTGGGCGCTGCTCTGCCTCGGGCTCCTGCTCCCAGGAGGGAGCGCCGCGTGGAGCGTCGGGGGAGCTCCGTTCTCTGCGCGCAG GAACTGGTGCTCCTACGTGGTGACCCGCACCGTCTCGTGCCACGTGCAGAATGGCACCTACCTGCAGAGGGTGCTGCAGAATTGCCCCTGGCCGATGAGCTGCCCTGGGAACAG CTACAGGACAGTGGTGAGACCCACGTACAAGGTGATGTACAAGATGGTGACGGCCCGCGAGTGGAGGTGCTGCCCCGGGCACTCGGGGCCGAGCTGCGAGGAAG TTGCAGGCTCCCCTGGCTTCGTGGAGCCCGGGTGGTCAGGCAGCGCCCCGCGGCGGATGGCACTTCAGCccacaggcttctcag GTTGTCTCAACTGCAGCAAAATGTTGGAGCTGACGGAGCGGCTGAAGGTGCTGGAGGCCAAG GTGGAGGTGCTGACTGTCACCGAGCGGGCAGTGCCCCCGACCCCAGCTGCCCCTGAGGACCCCACCCTGCTCTGGGGTTCCCCAGCTGTCCAGGGCAGCCCCGGGGATGGAGGCCTCCGAG GGCTGCCTGGAACCAGAGAAAACCAGAGGCCCCCTCTGCTCCCTCGAGATG ATCGAGCGGGTGCTCGGGGGCTTCCTGGGCCTGCTGGCCCCAAGGGAGACCCTGGCAGCCGGGGCCCAATGGGGATGAGAGGCCCACCAG GTCTGCAGGGCCCCCCAGGGAGCCCTGGCCAGGCCGGAGCTGTGGGCATCCCTGGAGAGAGGGGACCTCCAGGGCCCCCAGGCCCTCCTGGCCCTCCTGGGCCCCCAGCCCCTGTTGGACCACCCTACGCCCGGATCTCCCAGCATG gggacccGTTTCTGTCCAACACCTTCACTGAGACGAGCAGCCACTGGCCCCAGGGACCGgctgggcccccagggcccccaggcccCATGG GTCCTCCTGGACTTCCTGGTCCCATGGGGATTCCTGGGAGTCCTGGACACATG GGACCCCCAGGCCCCACTGGACCCAAAGGAATCTCCGGCCACCCTGGAGAGAAGGGCGAGAGA GGACTGCGAGGGGAGCCCGGCCCCCAAGGCTCCATGGGGCAGCGG GGAGAACCTGGCCCCAAAGGAGACCCTGGTGAGAAGAGCCACTGG